The Anolis sagrei isolate rAnoSag1 chromosome Y, rAnoSag1.mat, whole genome shotgun sequence genome contains a region encoding:
- the LOC137095448 gene encoding uncharacterized protein — protein sequence MLLSGLILGCFLQLAATQQHKFLVLSNPLRPQLGQDVTLSLQGGPSEIEACQWIQVVGTRRAKVFSFGPSPTESQANRRRHTLRPDCSLRITNLEAADEGNYSVTINTSLSQKREDAPSQEETYQAYFYLQVSDKGSGQNIITVEARPRYPSSGQKVILLTKEIPKWFHFCKWHRQTRSQGNESLLSYSEEDQQTQQRQDMALGSDCSLTIWKIKESDAGQYSILVKAPLQHQHRPGTGTGQQDAEGPSQFYWGQVDLEVNDQSKTDPHIKDSACGPLSVSLGAWIVAVAFLGSIAW from the exons ATGCTTCTGTCAG GCTTAATCCTGGGCTGCTTTCTGCAGCTggctgcaacccaacagcacaaGTTTTTGGTGCTCAGTAACCCTCTCCGACCCCAATTGGGTCAAGATGTCACACTGTCCCTGCAAGGCGGGCCATCCGAAATTGAGGCATGTCAATGGATCCAAGTGGTCGGGACGAGGCGTGCAAAGGTCTTTTCCTTCGGCCCTTCCCCGACTGAAAGCCAGGCCAACCGCAGGCGACACACGCTCCGACCGGATTGCTCTCTCCGAATCACAAATCTCGAAGCGGCGGACGAGGGAAACTACTCTGTGACCATCAACACGAGTTTGAGTCAGAAACGAGAGGATGCCCCGAGTCAAGAGGAAACCTACCAAGCCTATTTCTACCTGCAAGTCTCCGATAAGG GGTCAGGCCAAAATATCATTACGGTGGAGGCCAGGCCGAGGTATCCCAGTTCAGGCCAGAAAGTCATCTTGCTCACCAAAGAAATCCCAAAGTGGTTTCATTTCTGCAAATGGCACCGACAAACCCGTTCTCAGGGCAACGAGTCCCTCCTGTCCTACTCCGAGGAGGACCAGCAGACCCAGCAACGGCAGGATATGGCGTTGGGCTCTGACTGCTCCCTGACCATCTGGAAAATCAAGGAGTCGGACGCCGGCCAGTACAGTATCCTCGTGAAAGCCCCATTGCAGCATCAGCACCGGCCGGGGACTGGGACAGGTCAACAAGACGCAGAGGGACCTTCCCAGTTCTACTGGGGCCAAGTGGATTTGGAAGTCAATGACCAATCCA AAACAGACCCACACATTAAAGACAGTGCTTGTGGGCCCCTCTCCGTGAGCTTGGGGGCCTGGATCGTGGCTGTAGCCTTCTTGGGGTCCATCGCTTGGTGA